Proteins encoded in a region of the Deltaproteobacteria bacterium genome:
- a CDS encoding MaoC family dehydratase N-terminal domain-containing protein has product MALSARNLKVGDTYQEQIVDNLTRTRLVQYAGASGDYNPVHTDETFTTKVAGYPSVFAHGMLTMGMTGKMLTNYVGDGRLTKYGVRFTRQVWPGDSLTAMATVEAVREEGGAHFVDLIVSTVNQEGAEVVSGYASARVDP; this is encoded by the coding sequence ATGGCTTTATCTGCACGGAATCTAAAGGTGGGAGACACGTACCAAGAACAAATTGTCGATAATTTAACGCGAACTCGGCTGGTCCAATATGCTGGTGCGTCCGGCGATTACAACCCAGTTCATACCGACGAGACTTTCACGACCAAGGTCGCCGGGTATCCCAGCGTCTTTGCCCACGGCATGCTGACCATGGGAATGACCGGCAAGATGCTTACCAACTATGTGGGCGATGGGCGGTTGACGAAATATGGAGTGCGTTTCACCCGGCAAGTCTGGCCGGGTGATAGCTTGACCGCGATGGCTACTGTCGAGGCAGTTCGTGAAGAGGGCGGGGCGCATTTTGTGGACCTTATCGTCTCCACCGTCAATCAAGAGGGTGCCGAAGTAGTGAGCGGCTACGCTAGCGCCAGGGTCGATCCGTAA
- a CDS encoding SDR family oxidoreductase produces MPGLVSGKVALVTGGGSGIGRASALVFAREGAKVVVADLIAAGGEETASLIRQAGGEAIFIHADVAKAEAVAALVSGAVAAYGRLDCAHNNAGIEGPGATTVDYPEDMWARVIAINLTGVWLCLKYEIPEMLKVGGGAIVNTASTAGLTGFPRGSAYVASKHGVVGLTKTAALEYAKSGIRVNAVCPGAIDTPMMGRITDHRPQRAARMAAAEPVGRMGQPSEIAEAVVWLCSDSASFVTGHAMAVDGAMTAQ; encoded by the coding sequence ATGCCAGGTCTCGTTTCAGGAAAAGTCGCATTGGTCACAGGTGGAGGCTCCGGCATCGGCCGAGCCTCGGCGCTTGTTTTTGCCAGAGAAGGCGCGAAAGTCGTGGTCGCCGACCTCATCGCCGCAGGAGGGGAGGAAACCGCCAGCCTCATCCGACAAGCCGGAGGAGAGGCGATATTTATTCACGCCGACGTCGCTAAAGCTGAGGCGGTCGCAGCACTCGTGAGCGGTGCCGTTGCCGCCTACGGACGCCTGGATTGCGCACATAACAATGCCGGAATCGAAGGGCCGGGGGCGACGACTGTCGATTATCCCGAAGACATGTGGGCCCGGGTCATCGCTATTAACTTGACCGGGGTCTGGCTGTGTTTGAAGTACGAAATTCCCGAGATGCTCAAGGTCGGGGGTGGAGCCATCGTCAACACCGCTTCCACCGCTGGTCTCACCGGGTTTCCGCGCGGCTCGGCGTATGTCGCGAGCAAACATGGCGTGGTGGGTCTCACGAAAACTGCGGCGCTCGAATACGCCAAGTCCGGAATCCGTGTAAATGCTGTGTGTCCTGGGGCTATCGATACACCGATGATGGGAAGAATCACCGACCACCGCCCGCAGCGCGCCGCGCGCATGGCGGCAGCCGAGCCTGTAGGGCGCATGGGCCAACCGAGCGAAATTGCCGAAGCCGTCGTCTGGCTCTGTTCGGATTCCGCCTCATTCGTCACTGGTCATGCCATGGCGGTCGATGGCGCGATGACCGCTCAGTGA
- a CDS encoding amidohydrolase family protein — MSSNGHLTAAAIRSRLSHPIVDADGHWVEFGPVVREHLRKIGGDQAVNGFSWFGSRVMKHLSMSVAERQDQRLAQEAFWALPSKNTRDRATAMMPQLLYERMDELGLDFSVLYPTVGLGIAQIPDDDMRRTTCRAFNTYTADVFQKFADRMTPAAVIPMHTPDEAIAELEHVTKQLGFKVVMLWSMIRRPIPAHLAKHPEMNQLAIWFDTLGLDSSYNYDPVWAKCAELRVSPTFHTGSRGYGLRLSPSNFTFNHIGHFAVAHEAVCKALFLGGVTRRFPQVKFGFLEGGAGWACQLYADLIGHWEKRHLEALEAVNPKNLNRELLLQFAEKYASADMLAAMRQQSPRQDSSSQLPWEASAVGGIENLDDYSACHIERKSDLNELFTSKFYFGCEADDPMNAWAFSRKNNPFGARINALFGSDIGHFDVPDMTGVVPEAYELIEDDLVSEADFRDFTFANAVRFWGEANPNFFKGTVVESAAAAVLAESKAGVEANVAAAL, encoded by the coding sequence ATGAGTAGCAATGGACATCTGACGGCGGCAGCGATTCGCTCCCGTTTATCTCACCCGATTGTCGATGCCGACGGGCATTGGGTCGAGTTCGGCCCAGTCGTCCGCGAACACCTGCGCAAGATTGGCGGCGACCAAGCGGTCAACGGGTTTTCTTGGTTCGGGTCGCGTGTCATGAAGCACCTGTCCATGTCTGTCGCCGAACGACAGGACCAACGCCTCGCCCAAGAAGCCTTCTGGGCGTTGCCCAGTAAAAACACGCGTGATCGTGCTACGGCCATGATGCCGCAATTGCTGTACGAGCGGATGGACGAACTCGGGCTCGATTTTTCCGTGCTCTATCCCACCGTGGGCCTGGGCATTGCCCAGATTCCCGACGACGACATGCGGCGCACAACGTGTCGGGCTTTCAATACTTACACTGCTGATGTTTTCCAGAAGTTTGCTGATCGCATGACCCCGGCGGCAGTCATCCCCATGCACACACCAGACGAAGCCATTGCCGAGCTAGAGCATGTCACCAAACAGCTTGGCTTCAAGGTCGTCATGCTGTGGAGCATGATCCGCCGGCCGATTCCTGCGCACCTCGCCAAACACCCGGAGATGAACCAACTCGCCATCTGGTTCGACACCCTGGGCCTCGATAGCTCATACAATTACGACCCGGTCTGGGCAAAGTGCGCTGAACTCAGGGTCTCTCCCACGTTCCATACCGGCTCTCGCGGCTACGGACTACGCCTGTCTCCCAGCAACTTCACCTTCAATCATATCGGCCATTTTGCCGTCGCCCACGAGGCGGTCTGCAAAGCCCTGTTTCTCGGTGGCGTCACGCGGCGCTTTCCTCAGGTTAAATTCGGCTTTCTCGAAGGCGGTGCCGGTTGGGCCTGCCAACTCTACGCCGATTTAATTGGCCATTGGGAGAAGCGTCATCTCGAAGCCTTGGAAGCAGTGAACCCCAAGAATCTCAACCGGGAGTTGCTCCTGCAATTCGCCGAGAAATACGCCAGCGCCGACATGCTCGCAGCGATGCGACAACAAAGCCCCCGTCAAGACTCGTCGTCTCAACTTCCATGGGAAGCCTCGGCTGTCGGCGGAATAGAGAATCTCGACGATTACTCGGCCTGTCACATTGAGCGCAAATCCGATCTCAACGAACTATTCACCAGTAAATTCTACTTCGGCTGCGAAGCCGACGATCCTATGAACGCTTGGGCGTTTAGCCGCAAAAACAATCCCTTTGGCGCACGCATCAATGCGCTGTTCGGTTCGGACATCGGCCACTTCGATGTACCGGATATGACCGGCGTCGTCCCCGAGGCGTATGAGCTGATCGAAGACGATCTCGTTAGCGAAGCCGATTTTCGCGATTTCACTTTCGCCAATGCCGTCCGTTTCTGGGGTGAAGCCAATCCCAATTTCTTCAAAGGCACGGTCGTGGAATCTGCCGCAGCAGCAGTCTTGGCCGAGAGCAAAGCGGGCGTCGAGGCGAACGTAGCCGCCGCCCTCTAA
- a CDS encoding amidohydrolase family protein, translated as MADLDLHIKGGTVVDGTRAPRRQTDIWVKDGKIAQVGGKAPGFAKRTIDATGLIVAPGFVDLHTHYDAQIRWDPYCTISGWHGVTSVVLGNCGFGFAPVKPDFRERSMLTMTRTEAIPYDAMKVGMKWDWETIPQYLDSLERSALGINCIQYMPTSSLMTYVMGLEAAKNRPATDAERQEMQRVLAEGMDAGLCGFSIQRLGPDSTQADYDGSPMVTDTMIDEDILNLARVLRARNDGFIQITQSTGDIKSDLIFLEKLAETAQRPILHNAIVPTRKDPKVHRRSLDWLERVRAKGLPIYGQAGTVRTGFAFTLEHWNLYDASPAWRELTTGTKKEKLAKMKNPALREAVKREAEDADKRLQVIQAGVGGSIPGLIVQSDGGKPELEKYLGKSLGQIAQEENKTPVDVMLDLSLAGELNVEFLGPNKGFNGQFMAEIINDSDYTLPGVSDGGAHTKFFTGGAFTTDFLSWLVRDEQRITLEEAHYRLSALPAKAAGFRDRGALREGWAADIVAYDLNGLGIEPDWIGEVVHDFPGGEWRRIQRAKGYHAIVVNGEVTFQDGQCTGATPGKLLRHGRS; from the coding sequence ATGGCAGATCTCGATCTCCACATTAAAGGCGGCACAGTTGTTGACGGCACGCGCGCCCCGCGTCGCCAAACCGACATCTGGGTCAAAGACGGCAAGATCGCGCAGGTCGGCGGCAAAGCCCCGGGCTTCGCCAAACGCACGATTGACGCGACCGGCCTGATTGTCGCCCCAGGTTTTGTCGATTTACACACCCATTACGACGCCCAGATTCGCTGGGACCCGTACTGCACGATTTCCGGCTGGCACGGTGTCACCTCGGTCGTGCTCGGCAACTGCGGCTTCGGCTTTGCCCCGGTCAAGCCGGATTTCCGCGAGCGCTCCATGCTCACCATGACCCGCACGGAAGCTATTCCCTACGACGCTATGAAGGTCGGCATGAAGTGGGATTGGGAAACCATTCCCCAGTATCTCGACTCGCTCGAACGCTCGGCCTTGGGGATCAATTGCATTCAATACATGCCGACATCCTCGCTCATGACCTACGTGATGGGTTTAGAAGCCGCCAAGAACCGCCCGGCCACCGACGCCGAGCGCCAAGAAATGCAGCGTGTGTTGGCCGAAGGCATGGACGCCGGTCTGTGTGGCTTCTCCATCCAGCGCCTGGGGCCAGACTCGACCCAAGCCGACTACGATGGCTCGCCGATGGTCACCGACACCATGATCGATGAAGACATTCTCAACCTGGCGCGTGTACTCCGCGCCCGTAACGACGGCTTCATCCAGATCACGCAATCCACCGGGGATATTAAGTCGGATCTCATCTTCCTGGAAAAACTGGCTGAGACCGCCCAGCGGCCCATCTTGCACAACGCCATTGTTCCGACCCGCAAAGACCCGAAAGTGCACCGCCGTAGCCTGGATTGGTTGGAGCGTGTCCGCGCCAAAGGTCTGCCGATCTACGGCCAAGCCGGCACGGTACGCACCGGATTCGCCTTCACTCTGGAACACTGGAACCTGTACGACGCGAGCCCGGCATGGCGCGAACTTACTACCGGCACGAAAAAAGAAAAGCTCGCCAAGATGAAAAACCCGGCCCTGCGCGAAGCAGTCAAACGCGAAGCCGAGGACGCCGACAAACGCCTGCAGGTCATTCAAGCCGGTGTGGGCGGCTCCATCCCCGGACTGATCGTACAGAGCGACGGCGGCAAGCCAGAGCTGGAAAAGTACCTCGGTAAATCGCTTGGTCAGATTGCTCAGGAAGAAAACAAGACCCCAGTCGACGTGATGTTGGACCTGTCGCTGGCTGGCGAACTGAACGTCGAATTCCTTGGCCCCAACAAAGGCTTCAACGGGCAATTCATGGCCGAGATCATCAACGATTCCGACTACACCCTCCCTGGCGTATCGGACGGTGGCGCGCATACCAAGTTCTTCACCGGCGGCGCGTTCACAACCGACTTCCTCAGTTGGCTGGTGCGTGACGAGCAGCGCATCACTCTGGAAGAGGCTCATTACCGACTGTCCGCCCTCCCGGCCAAAGCCGCAGGCTTCCGGGATCGCGGCGCGCTGCGCGAAGGCTGGGCGGCAGATATCGTCGCCTATGACCTTAACGGCTTAGGCATCGAGCCGGACTGGATCGGCGAGGTTGTCCACGACTTCCCGGGCGGCGAATGGCGCCGGATTCAACGCGCCAAGGGCTATCATGCGATCGTCGTCAACGGTGAAGTCACCTTCCAAGACGGCCAATGCACGGGCGCAACTCCCGGCAAACTGCTCCGCCACGGACGCAGCTAA
- a CDS encoding aldo/keto reductase: MQYTKLGKTGMTVSRICLGCMTYGGGPQPPWAMRRDWALDEAEAREHFALALEAGVNFFDTADVYSVGASEEITGRWLNEMAARDDIVVATKVHGAMAPGPNRRGLSRKHIMEACDNSLRRLKMDYIDLYQIHRWDYTTPLEETLDALDALVRSGKVRYLGASSMAAWQFSKALALAGERGWHRFVAMQNHYNLIYREEEREMIPLCIDQGVALIPWSPLARGFFAGRTPDSRAAVTKRAETDEFAQRNYFQENDFEIAEAVQAVAKQRGVSPTQVACAWVLQAPGITSPIIGATKIHQLKEIFAAVEIKLSAEEMAAVEAPYRPHPILGYEQPRPAKMVR; encoded by the coding sequence ATGCAATACACTAAACTTGGTAAGACTGGGATGACCGTCTCGCGCATCTGTCTCGGATGTATGACCTATGGCGGTGGACCGCAGCCGCCGTGGGCGATGCGCCGCGACTGGGCGCTTGATGAAGCAGAGGCGCGCGAACACTTTGCGCTCGCGCTCGAAGCTGGCGTCAATTTCTTCGATACCGCCGATGTCTACTCGGTCGGAGCCAGCGAAGAAATCACTGGACGCTGGCTGAACGAGATGGCGGCGCGCGATGACATCGTTGTGGCAACCAAAGTCCACGGGGCGATGGCACCGGGACCCAATCGCCGCGGATTGAGCCGTAAGCACATCATGGAGGCCTGCGACAACTCGCTACGCCGGCTCAAGATGGATTACATCGATCTGTACCAAATTCACCGTTGGGACTACACGACACCATTAGAAGAGACGCTTGATGCTCTGGATGCCCTCGTGCGCAGCGGCAAGGTGCGATACCTGGGCGCGAGCAGCATGGCGGCGTGGCAATTTTCCAAAGCGCTGGCTTTGGCTGGAGAGCGAGGGTGGCATCGGTTTGTGGCGATGCAGAACCACTACAATCTTATTTACCGTGAAGAAGAACGGGAGATGATTCCGCTCTGCATCGACCAAGGCGTGGCCCTCATTCCGTGGAGTCCCTTGGCGCGTGGCTTTTTCGCTGGGCGAACGCCGGATAGTCGCGCTGCCGTCACCAAACGTGCGGAAACCGACGAATTCGCTCAGCGGAATTATTTCCAGGAGAACGACTTCGAGATTGCAGAGGCGGTGCAGGCCGTGGCAAAGCAGCGCGGCGTGTCGCCGACGCAGGTTGCGTGCGCGTGGGTACTGCAAGCCCCAGGTATCACGTCGCCGATTATCGGTGCCACCAAGATTCACCAACTCAAAGAGATTTTTGCGGCGGTGGAGATCAAACTGAGTGCCGAAGAAATGGCGGCAGTCGAAGCCCCGTATCGACCACATCCGATTCTTGGGTATGAGCAGCCTAGGCCGGCTAAGATGGTGAGATAG
- a CDS encoding DEAD/DEAH box helicase, whose amino-acid sequence MTTFAELGLMPELLRAVNEAQYDAPTPIQERTIPLVLQGNDVLACAQTGTGKTASFLLPILQRLARGERGRVRALVLAPTRELAVQIGESALVYGKYLRVRTTVVYGGADLRAQAERLRRGVDLLIATPGRLLDHMERGNVSLASVVSLTLDEADRMCDMGFMPDVRRILRTVSAERQSLLFSATMPSEIERLAHDMLKNPTVIDVGRRATPVATVQQVIYAVEESRKSELLNHLLQHGNMPHVLVFTRTKTRADRLAGRLAQNGCQVESFHGGKSQRVRTQTLHRFRTGNVKILVATDIAARGLDVEGISHVVNFDMPNVPEDYIHRIGRTARAEATGAAISLVSSEEVDFVRGIERLIGGVIPRHVVGGFEPGSGTLRRLTQSPPSSMAERIASGSVRHFAPQRRSSRRSA is encoded by the coding sequence TTGACGACATTTGCTGAACTCGGGCTCATGCCCGAACTACTGCGCGCGGTGAACGAAGCGCAGTACGACGCTCCCACCCCTATTCAGGAGCGTACCATTCCCCTCGTCCTTCAGGGCAACGATGTCCTGGCCTGTGCGCAGACCGGCACCGGCAAGACCGCAAGTTTTCTTTTACCGATTCTCCAACGCCTCGCGCGTGGGGAACGGGGTCGGGTCCGAGCTTTGGTGCTCGCGCCCACGCGCGAGTTGGCTGTGCAGATTGGAGAAAGCGCTCTCGTCTACGGTAAATATCTTCGCGTGCGCACGACCGTCGTCTATGGCGGGGCCGATCTCCGCGCGCAAGCCGAGCGTTTGCGACGCGGCGTGGATCTGTTGATTGCCACCCCCGGACGACTGCTGGATCACATGGAGCGAGGCAACGTTTCTCTCGCCTCGGTGGTTTCGCTGACCTTGGATGAAGCCGATCGTATGTGCGACATGGGATTTATGCCCGATGTTCGCCGCATTTTGCGCACGGTCTCGGCAGAGCGCCAATCGCTGTTGTTTTCGGCGACCATGCCTTCCGAAATCGAGCGGCTGGCTCATGACATGCTCAAGAATCCCACAGTGATCGATGTGGGGCGCCGAGCGACGCCGGTGGCTACCGTGCAACAAGTGATTTATGCGGTGGAGGAATCGCGTAAAAGCGAACTCCTCAACCATCTCCTCCAGCATGGCAATATGCCGCATGTGCTGGTTTTTACCCGCACCAAGACGCGCGCGGATCGGTTGGCCGGACGTCTCGCACAAAATGGATGCCAAGTGGAATCGTTCCATGGTGGAAAAAGCCAGCGGGTGCGAACGCAGACGCTTCATCGTTTCCGCACCGGCAATGTGAAGATCCTGGTGGCGACCGATATCGCCGCACGCGGTTTGGACGTGGAAGGCATTTCCCACGTTGTCAATTTCGACATGCCCAATGTGCCAGAAGACTATATCCACCGTATCGGGCGCACCGCACGTGCGGAAGCGACCGGCGCGGCTATCTCTTTGGTATCCTCCGAAGAAGTGGATTTCGTGCGTGGAATCGAGCGCCTCATCGGCGGCGTGATCCCACGCCATGTGGTGGGAGGATTCGAACCAGGATCTGGAACGTTGCGTCGCCTGACGCAATCGCCACCCTCCTCAATGGCGGAACGTATTGCCAGCGGTTCAGTACGTCACTTCGCTCCGCAGCGGCGCTCCTCGCGCCGTAGCGCGTAA